Proteins encoded together in one Lathyrus oleraceus cultivar Zhongwan6 chromosome 5, CAAS_Psat_ZW6_1.0, whole genome shotgun sequence window:
- the LOC127083049 gene encoding two-component response regulator ARR11 has translation MDNGCFSTPRRDFPAGLRVLVVDDDPTWLKILEKMLKKCNYEVTTCCLARQALNLLRERKDGYDIVISDVNMPDMDGFKLLEHVGLEMDLPVIMMSVDGETSRVMKGVQHGACDYLLKPIRMKELRNIWQHVFRKRIHEVREFENFESFESMHLMRNGSDMSEEGNMFALEDMTTKKRKDVDSKYDDREFLDSSSSKKARVVWSVDLHQKFVKAVNQIGFDKVGPKKILDLMNVPWLSRENVASHLQKYRLYLSRLQKDNEQKSSSSGMKHSDLPLKDVGSFGFQNSADKQQNDTSIDRYNYSEGTLQHQNMETKSHESNPKGSVPHSTTVEKVKAFVPLESEGKHAAFQSTMSTTQYSWTEIPKAQLKKEQKPLVHPEDSFNLLPLHGKQHNLQVDQSQSIASISSTPSMAKQDVAGCIETKPRFADYKKDYTSSVSSMRSSVDTFPFQPGNLMMNYQPSQPTSATNLGLKTQSYNNLSCISDLESYQRNLLFGGEAASAAPLDEDLYFYWHNMNFGQQNIGMPEYYDPGLLTEVPNHLYESADYSVIDQGLFIA, from the exons ATGGATAATGGTTGCTTCTCTACGCCCAGGCGCGATTTTCCTGCTGGTTTACGAGTTCTTGTCGTCGATGATGATCCAACTTGGCTTAAGATCCTTGAAAAGATGCTCAAGAAGTGTAATTATGAAG TGACCACATGTTGCTTGGCAAGACAAGCTCTAAACTTGCTTCGCGAAAGGAAAGACGGATACGATATAGTCATCAGCGATGTAAACATGCCTGACATGGACGGTTTCAAGCTTCTCGAGCATGTTGGACTTGAGATGGATCTTCCTGTCATTA TGATGTCTGTGGATGGAGAAACAAGCAGGGTGATGAAAGGCGTTCAACATGGTGCGTGCGATTATCTTCTTAAGCCTATAAGGATGAAAGAGCTGCGAAACATATGGCAACATGTTTTCAGGAAAAGGATACACGAGGTTCGAGAATTTGAAAATTTTGAGAGTTTTGAGAGCATGCACTTGATGAGAAACGGATCGGATATGTCCGAGGAGGGGAACATGTTTGCGTTAGAAGATATGACAACGAAGAAGCGCAAAGATGTAGATAGCAAGTACGACGACAGAGAATTTTTGGATTCATCTTCCTCAAAGAAAGCTAGAGTAGTATGGTCTGTAGATCTTCATCAGAAGTTTGTTAAAGCAGTGAATCAGATTGGATTTGATA AAGTTGGTCCCAAGAAAATACTAGATTTGATGAATGTTCCATGGCTGAGTAGAGAGAATGTTGCTAGCCACTTGCAG AAATACCGGCTTTACTTGAGCAGGCTTCAGAAAGATAATGAACAAAAATCTTCGTCAAGTGGAATGAAGCATTCTGATTTACCTTTAAAAGACGTAGGAAGTTTTGGTTTTCAGAACTCGGCCGACAAGCAACAAAACGACACTTCAATTGATCGATACAACTATTCAGAAGGAACCTTACAACATCAGAACATGGAAACTAAAAGTCATGAGAGTAATCCCAAAGGAAGCGTTCCGCATTCCACAACGGTAGAAAAAGTAAAAGCTTTTGTCCCTCTTGAATCAGAAGGAAAACATGCAGCATTCCAAAGCACCATGTCGACGACACAGTATTCTTGGACTGAAATTCCAAAAGCACAGTTAAAAAAAGAACAAAAGCCACTTGTTCATCCAGAGGATAGCTTCAACCTATTGCCCTTACATGGCAAGCAGCATAACCTTCAAGTTGATCAATCACAGTCAATTGCTTCAATTAGTTCCACTCCCTCGATGGCGAAGCAAGATGTCGCTGGTTGTATAGAAACAAAACCAAGGTTTGCTGATTACAAGAAAGACTACACTAGTTCAGTGAGTTCGATGAGAAGTTCAGTTGACACCTTTCCTTTCCAACCCGGAAACCTGATGATGAATTATCAACCTTCACAACCCACTTCAGCCACAAATTTGGGATTAAAAACACAGTCATACAATAATCTCAGTTGCATTTCTGATCTAGAGTCTTACCAAAGAAACCTACTTTTTGGAGGTGAAGCTGCTTCTGCCGCGCCTTTGGACGAAGACTTATATTTCTATTGGCATAATATGAACTTTGGTCAGCAGAATATTGGGATGCCTGAGTATTATGATCCAGGGCTTCTCACAGAAGTTCCAAACCACTTATATGAATCAGCAGATTATTCAGTAATTGATCAAGGTCTATTCATAGCATGA